In a genomic window of Bacteroidota bacterium:
- a CDS encoding AAA family ATPase: MYLKSIHIKNIRGIEDFKMDFPEAKEAGWHVLLGQMVPGKTTVLRAIALALIGPTEILRLDHLQAGVVGSSGANEIESTISFKTKTEWEVQVEIALRYIGDSVH; the protein is encoded by the coding sequence ATGTACCTGAAATCGATTCATATCAAGAACATCCGAGGCATTGAAGACTTCAAAATGGACTTTCCCGAAGCCAAAGAGGCAGGATGGCATGTGCTGCTCGGGCAAATGGTTCCGGGTAAGACGACGGTTTTGCGGGCGATTGCTTTAGCGTTGATAGGGCCGACAGAGATTTTGCGACTGGATCACCTCCAAGCTGGGGTCGTGGGTTCGTCAGGGGCCAATGAAATAGAATCTACCATTTCATTCAAAACTAAAACTGAATGGGAGGTGCAGGTGGAGATAGCACTTCGGTATATTGGAGATTCCGTGCATTAG
- a CDS encoding twin-arginine translocation pathway signal protein, which translates to MNRKKFLTTTALTAFSLSTFGTIAKAIDGSFKGDCDTTNDILGPFYREGSPLRSDLTFEGLEGARISVKGRILGPDCKTPLENATVEIWHCDTKGEYDNETDQFRQRGQWKTDKSGEYAFKTIFPGKYLNGKLYRPSHIHFRVRAAEHNELISQIYFKGDPHIQKDPWASQAKANQRILEILPEDIAGTFAIHFDVVLSGR; encoded by the coding sequence ATGAACCGCAAGAAATTTCTCACCACCACCGCCTTGACAGCTTTTTCGTTGTCGACATTCGGAACGATCGCCAAAGCCATCGACGGCAGCTTCAAAGGCGATTGTGACACGACCAACGACATTTTGGGACCATTTTACCGGGAAGGTTCGCCGCTGCGGTCGGATTTGACTTTTGAAGGACTCGAGGGGGCCCGCATCAGTGTAAAAGGCAGGATTCTTGGTCCCGATTGCAAAACGCCGCTGGAAAACGCAACCGTCGAAATATGGCATTGCGACACCAAGGGCGAATACGACAATGAAACCGACCAATTCCGTCAGCGCGGACAATGGAAAACCGACAAATCAGGGGAATACGCCTTCAAAACCATTTTCCCTGGCAAATACCTCAACGGCAAACTGTATCGTCCGAGCCATATCCACTTCCGTGTGCGTGCCGCAGAACACAACGAATTGATCTCCCAGATCTACTTCAAGGGCGATCCGCATATTCAGAAAGATCCCTGGGCCTCGCAAGCCAAAGCAAATCAACGCATTCTGGAAATTTTACCCGAAGACATTGCGGGAACGTTTGCCATCCATTTTGATGTGGTTTTGAGTGGCCGCTAA
- a CDS encoding tetratricopeptide repeat protein: protein MSGKNSSSKKTTERKTTPPANKPQTGKKLPNTTSGLASISKMTWIVGLIVVLVTTIVFSGVTKLHWTNWDDDEYVYENSMVMEGDYNAIFKEPVNNNYNPLPVAMFAWEWELVKDPAAEAKDPTKALEDKARLFHINNLWMHVLCTALVFILMLQMGLNPIWAGLAALLFGIHPLRVESVAWITERKDVMFGTFYVGALIAYLRFLDTKKWLFYGICMILFVLSLLSKIQAVSLPLSMIALDWYRSRKFNMPTILEKVPFFIGSAIIGYIGVLFLSKGETIDTTQTFGLFQRVALGFTSYCLYIVKAVVPYETCTFYPYPKAVTTLHYVGLASAIGAIIGAIFLRKVAKEVTFGLAFFSVNIIFLLQIVGAGSAFFSDRFTYIAYIGLFFALAMLAQRAVKAKPALMPVVAGIAGLWVLGSAVLTWQYVPAWQNTDTLWTDVMEKYPRKVVLAYVNRAQYLRRHSQYLRSQNKTAEAQAEFDKAFQDLTTAIELQPNYHLGYLNRGNIFFDRGEDDKALADYTKVLDILGPIDFNKRIDNAAAGALSNRGAIYSRKGMRMEALADLDLALKINPKDKNTWNNRAVTHFDMGNYTKAIADFTELLKYEPNLSGAVNARGVCYMRLGKWQESLTDFNKAVQMDPKSGAFISNRAIAHANLGNKSAALADAQKAQALGQPMDPAFLQSLQQ from the coding sequence ATGTCTGGCAAAAATTCATCGTCCAAAAAGACAACGGAACGGAAAACCACGCCGCCCGCCAATAAACCCCAAACCGGGAAGAAGCTTCCCAATACCACATCAGGTTTGGCAAGCATCTCCAAAATGACCTGGATTGTAGGCCTGATTGTCGTTTTGGTCACCACCATCGTGTTTTCGGGCGTGACCAAACTCCACTGGACCAATTGGGACGACGACGAATATGTCTATGAAAATTCCATGGTCATGGAAGGTGACTACAATGCGATTTTCAAGGAACCCGTCAACAACAACTACAATCCGTTGCCTGTGGCGATGTTTGCCTGGGAATGGGAATTGGTCAAGGATCCGGCAGCGGAAGCCAAAGATCCAACAAAGGCCTTGGAAGACAAAGCAAGGCTCTTTCACATCAACAACCTCTGGATGCATGTGCTGTGCACGGCGCTTGTGTTCATTCTGATGCTTCAAATGGGCCTGAATCCGATTTGGGCTGGATTGGCAGCATTGTTGTTTGGCATTCACCCGTTGCGCGTCGAGTCGGTGGCTTGGATTACCGAACGCAAAGACGTGATGTTCGGGACCTTTTATGTGGGTGCTTTGATCGCTTACCTGCGTTTTCTGGACACCAAAAAGTGGCTTTTTTACGGGATTTGCATGATTTTATTCGTGCTTTCCTTGTTGAGCAAGATTCAAGCGGTGTCCTTGCCATTGTCGATGATCGCCTTGGATTGGTACCGTTCGCGGAAGTTTAACATGCCCACCATCCTCGAAAAGGTGCCATTTTTTATTGGTTCGGCCATCATTGGCTACATCGGCGTATTGTTCCTTTCGAAGGGGGAAACGATTGACACGACCCAAACATTTGGCCTGTTCCAGCGTGTGGCCTTGGGTTTTACCTCCTATTGTTTGTACATCGTGAAGGCGGTGGTGCCCTACGAAACTTGCACGTTTTACCCCTATCCCAAAGCAGTGACGACCTTGCACTATGTGGGACTCGCCAGCGCGATCGGGGCAATCATTGGGGCGATTTTCCTGCGAAAGGTGGCCAAGGAGGTCACTTTTGGACTGGCATTTTTCTCGGTGAACATCATTTTCCTGCTCCAAATCGTGGGGGCAGGTAGCGCCTTTTTCTCGGATCGCTTCACCTACATCGCCTACATCGGATTGTTTTTTGCCTTGGCCATGTTGGCACAACGCGCCGTGAAGGCAAAACCGGCCTTGATGCCTGTGGTGGCTGGAATTGCTGGATTATGGGTCTTGGGTTCTGCGGTTTTGACTTGGCAATACGTCCCGGCTTGGCAAAACACCGACACGCTCTGGACGGATGTGATGGAAAAATACCCGCGCAAGGTCGTATTGGCCTACGTGAACCGCGCGCAGTACCTGCGTCGTCATAGCCAATACCTTCGCAGCCAAAATAAGACCGCCGAGGCGCAAGCCGAATTCGACAAAGCATTTCAAGACTTAACCACGGCCATCGAATTGCAGCCCAATTACCACCTAGGTTATCTGAACCGCGGGAATATCTTCTTTGACCGCGGCGAAGACGACAAAGCCTTGGCGGATTACACCAAGGTGCTGGACATTTTGGGGCCGATTGATTTCAACAAGCGGATTGACAATGCGGCAGCGGGCGCGTTGAGCAACCGTGGGGCGATCTATTCGCGGAAGGGAATGCGGATGGAAGCCTTGGCGGATTTGGACTTGGCATTAAAAATCAATCCCAAGGACAAAAACACGTGGAATAACCGCGCGGTGACCCATTTTGACATGGGCAATTACACCAAGGCGATTGCGGACTTCACGGAGTTGTTGAAATATGAACCCAATCTCAGCGGTGCTGTCAATGCCCGTGGCGTTTGTTATATGCGACTCGGAAAATGGCAGGAATCCTTGACGGATTTCAACAAAGCGGTGCAAATGGATCCCAAAAGCGGGGCCTTCATCAGCAACCGCGCGATCGCCCATGCCAATCTCGGCAACAAATCAGCGGCCTTGGCCGACGCCCAAAAGGCGCAAGCGCTTGGTCAGCCGATGGATCCGGCATTTTTGCAGAGTTTGCAGCAGTAG